The Mustela erminea isolate mMusErm1 chromosome 18, mMusErm1.Pri, whole genome shotgun sequence genome has a window encoding:
- the GHDC gene encoding GH3 domain-containing protein isoform X2, with the protein MLLLLLLLPLPLLLLLLLLLLLPPLALLRQPQDASLSWLAGLQHCMAGGALSWAAAWQQRRLEQSTLHAGQSQQQALTWCLREAQRPLGPLQGTTATDTSTFRNHLPLIKASQAQEEESGGQLLPPTSTQCYGEASLQATLLGLAALSKAFPEVLTPGGIACVTPTSPWPRALPWPWRILDKVVSTPGAKHPGALLLEALRSPGLRALEAGTATELLDVFSGLEANGEELAEAMAAGNPGSPLPSRAAELREALDLGPRGLALRLWPKLQVVVTLDAGGQTEAVAALEALWCHGLAFFSPAYAASGGVVGLNLWPEQAHGCYLLPPGAPFIELLPVKEGAQEEAASTVLLAEAQKGEEYELVLTNHAGLARCRLGDVVQVVGAYNQCPVVRFVRRLGQALNVRGEDIQEDVFSEALARAVGQWPGAKLLDHSCVESSILDSSQGSAPHYEVFVALRGLRNLSEENRDKLDHCLQEVSPHYKSLRFRGSVGPARVHLVGRGAFRELRAALAACPSSRFPPEMPRVLRHRHLAEGLQRRVLS; encoded by the exons atgctgctgctgctgctgctgctccccctccccctcctcctccttctcctgctgctgctgctgctgccaccccTGGCCCTGCTCCGGCAGCCCCAGGATGCCAGCCTGTCCTGGCTTGCTGGCCTCCAGCACTGTATGGCAGGAGGGGCCCTGTCCTGGGCAGCCGCCTGGCAGCAGCGGAGACTAGAGCAGAGCACACTGCACGCAGGCCAGAGCCAGCAGCAGGCCCTGACATGGTGTCTGCGAGAAGCCCAAAGGCCTCTTGGTCCCCTCCAGGGGACCACAG CTACAGATACAAGCACCTTCCGGAACCATCTCCCTCTGATCAAGGCCAGCCAGGCCCAGGAGGAGGAAAGTGGGGGGCAGCTCCTACCCCCTACGTCAACCCAGTGCTACGGGGAAGCATCCCTGCAG GCTACCTTGCTGGGTCTGGCAGCCCTAAGCAAGGCCTTCCCAGAAGTGCTGACTCCAGGAGGCATTGCCTGTGTGACCCCTACATCTCCCTGGCCTCGCGCCCTCCCCTGGCCTTGGCGCATCCTGGACAAGGTTGTTAGTACTCCTGGGGCCAAGCACCCTGGGGCCCTACTGCTAGAGGCACTGAGGTCCCCGGGGCTGCGGGCACTGGAAGCTGGGACGGCCACAGAACTCCTGGATGTCTTTTCTGGCCTGGAGGCCAATGGTGAAGAGCTGGCTGAGGCAATGGCTGCCGGGAACCCGGGGTCTCCTCTCCCCAGCCGGGCAGCGGAGCTGCGGGAGGCCCTAGACCTGGGGCCCCGAGGACTGGCCCTCCGACTCTGGCCAAAGCTACAGGTGGTGGTGACTTTAGACGCAGGAGGCCAGACTGAGGCAGTGGCTGCCCTGGAGGCCTTGTGGTGCCACGGGCTAGCCTTCTTCTCGCCTGCTTACGCCGCCTCTGGAG GGGTAGTGGGCCTAAACTTGTGGCCGGAGCAAGCCCATGGGTGCTACCTTCTGCCCCCTGGAGCTCCTTTCATCGAGCTGCTCCCAGTCAAGGAAGGAGCCCAGGAAGAGGCAGCCTCCACTGTCCTGCTGGCCGAGGCCCAGAAGGGCGAGGAGTATGAGCTGGTGCTGACCAACCACGCTGGCCTCGCCAG GTGCCGCCTGGGCGACGTGGTGCAGGTGGTCGGGGCCTACAATCAGTGCCCGGTCGTCAGGTTCGTCCGCAG GCTGGGCCAGGCCCTGAATGTGCGAGGAGAAGACATTCAAGAGGACGTGTTCTCTGAGGCCCTGGCCCGGGCTGTAGGGCAGTGGCCGGGGGCTAAACTGTTAGACCACAGCTGTGTGGAGAGCAGCATTCTGG ATTCTtcccagggctctgctccccaCTATGAGGTGTTTGTGGCGCTAAGGGGGCTGAGGAATCTGTCAGAGGAAAATCGAGACAAG CTTGACCACTGCCTTCAGGAAGTCTCTCCCCACTACAAGTCCCTGCGGTTCCGGGGCAGCGTGGGCCCTGCCAGAGTTCACTTGGTGGGGCGCGGGGCCTTCAGAGAACTCCGGGCCGCCCTTGCAGCCTGCCCCTCGTCCCGCTTTCCTCCCGAGATGCCCCGGGTCCTCAGGCACAGGCATCTGGCCGAGGGTCTGCAGAGGAGGGTGTTGTCCTGA
- the GHDC gene encoding GH3 domain-containing protein isoform X1, producing MLLLLLLLPLPLLLLLLLLLLLPPLALLRQPQDASLSWLAGLQHCMAGGALSWAAAWQQRRLEQSTLHAGQSQQQALTWCLREAQRPLGPLQGTTGRVYDVFGATDTSTFRNHLPLIKASQAQEEESGGQLLPPTSTQCYGEASLQATLLGLAALSKAFPEVLTPGGIACVTPTSPWPRALPWPWRILDKVVSTPGAKHPGALLLEALRSPGLRALEAGTATELLDVFSGLEANGEELAEAMAAGNPGSPLPSRAAELREALDLGPRGLALRLWPKLQVVVTLDAGGQTEAVAALEALWCHGLAFFSPAYAASGGVVGLNLWPEQAHGCYLLPPGAPFIELLPVKEGAQEEAASTVLLAEAQKGEEYELVLTNHAGLARCRLGDVVQVVGAYNQCPVVRFVRRLGQALNVRGEDIQEDVFSEALARAVGQWPGAKLLDHSCVESSILDSSQGSAPHYEVFVALRGLRNLSEENRDKLDHCLQEVSPHYKSLRFRGSVGPARVHLVGRGAFRELRAALAACPSSRFPPEMPRVLRHRHLAEGLQRRVLS from the exons atgctgctgctgctgctgctgctccccctccccctcctcctccttctcctgctgctgctgctgctgccaccccTGGCCCTGCTCCGGCAGCCCCAGGATGCCAGCCTGTCCTGGCTTGCTGGCCTCCAGCACTGTATGGCAGGAGGGGCCCTGTCCTGGGCAGCCGCCTGGCAGCAGCGGAGACTAGAGCAGAGCACACTGCACGCAGGCCAGAGCCAGCAGCAGGCCCTGACATGGTGTCTGCGAGAAGCCCAAAGGCCTCTTGGTCCCCTCCAGGGGACCACAG GACGAGTTTATGATGTCTTTGGAGCTACAGATACAAGCACCTTCCGGAACCATCTCCCTCTGATCAAGGCCAGCCAGGCCCAGGAGGAGGAAAGTGGGGGGCAGCTCCTACCCCCTACGTCAACCCAGTGCTACGGGGAAGCATCCCTGCAG GCTACCTTGCTGGGTCTGGCAGCCCTAAGCAAGGCCTTCCCAGAAGTGCTGACTCCAGGAGGCATTGCCTGTGTGACCCCTACATCTCCCTGGCCTCGCGCCCTCCCCTGGCCTTGGCGCATCCTGGACAAGGTTGTTAGTACTCCTGGGGCCAAGCACCCTGGGGCCCTACTGCTAGAGGCACTGAGGTCCCCGGGGCTGCGGGCACTGGAAGCTGGGACGGCCACAGAACTCCTGGATGTCTTTTCTGGCCTGGAGGCCAATGGTGAAGAGCTGGCTGAGGCAATGGCTGCCGGGAACCCGGGGTCTCCTCTCCCCAGCCGGGCAGCGGAGCTGCGGGAGGCCCTAGACCTGGGGCCCCGAGGACTGGCCCTCCGACTCTGGCCAAAGCTACAGGTGGTGGTGACTTTAGACGCAGGAGGCCAGACTGAGGCAGTGGCTGCCCTGGAGGCCTTGTGGTGCCACGGGCTAGCCTTCTTCTCGCCTGCTTACGCCGCCTCTGGAG GGGTAGTGGGCCTAAACTTGTGGCCGGAGCAAGCCCATGGGTGCTACCTTCTGCCCCCTGGAGCTCCTTTCATCGAGCTGCTCCCAGTCAAGGAAGGAGCCCAGGAAGAGGCAGCCTCCACTGTCCTGCTGGCCGAGGCCCAGAAGGGCGAGGAGTATGAGCTGGTGCTGACCAACCACGCTGGCCTCGCCAG GTGCCGCCTGGGCGACGTGGTGCAGGTGGTCGGGGCCTACAATCAGTGCCCGGTCGTCAGGTTCGTCCGCAG GCTGGGCCAGGCCCTGAATGTGCGAGGAGAAGACATTCAAGAGGACGTGTTCTCTGAGGCCCTGGCCCGGGCTGTAGGGCAGTGGCCGGGGGCTAAACTGTTAGACCACAGCTGTGTGGAGAGCAGCATTCTGG ATTCTtcccagggctctgctccccaCTATGAGGTGTTTGTGGCGCTAAGGGGGCTGAGGAATCTGTCAGAGGAAAATCGAGACAAG CTTGACCACTGCCTTCAGGAAGTCTCTCCCCACTACAAGTCCCTGCGGTTCCGGGGCAGCGTGGGCCCTGCCAGAGTTCACTTGGTGGGGCGCGGGGCCTTCAGAGAACTCCGGGCCGCCCTTGCAGCCTGCCCCTCGTCCCGCTTTCCTCCCGAGATGCCCCGGGTCCTCAGGCACAGGCATCTGGCCGAGGGTCTGCAGAGGAGGGTGTTGTCCTGA
- the GHDC gene encoding GH3 domain-containing protein isoform X3, translating to MLLLLLLLPLPLLLLLLLLLLLPPLALLRQPQDASLSWLAGLQHCMAGGALSWAAAWQQRRLEQSTLHAGQSQQQALTWCLREAQRPLGPLQGTTDTSTFRNHLPLIKASQAQEEESGGQLLPPTSTQCYGEASLQATLLGLAALSKAFPEVLTPGGIACVTPTSPWPRALPWPWRILDKVVSTPGAKHPGALLLEALRSPGLRALEAGTATELLDVFSGLEANGEELAEAMAAGNPGSPLPSRAAELREALDLGPRGLALRLWPKLQVVVTLDAGGQTEAVAALEALWCHGLAFFSPAYAASGGVVGLNLWPEQAHGCYLLPPGAPFIELLPVKEGAQEEAASTVLLAEAQKGEEYELVLTNHAGLARCRLGDVVQVVGAYNQCPVVRFVRRLGQALNVRGEDIQEDVFSEALARAVGQWPGAKLLDHSCVESSILDSSQGSAPHYEVFVALRGLRNLSEENRDKLDHCLQEVSPHYKSLRFRGSVGPARVHLVGRGAFRELRAALAACPSSRFPPEMPRVLRHRHLAEGLQRRVLS from the exons atgctgctgctgctgctgctgctccccctccccctcctcctccttctcctgctgctgctgctgctgccaccccTGGCCCTGCTCCGGCAGCCCCAGGATGCCAGCCTGTCCTGGCTTGCTGGCCTCCAGCACTGTATGGCAGGAGGGGCCCTGTCCTGGGCAGCCGCCTGGCAGCAGCGGAGACTAGAGCAGAGCACACTGCACGCAGGCCAGAGCCAGCAGCAGGCCCTGACATGGTGTCTGCGAGAAGCCCAAAGGCCTCTTGGTCCCCTCCAGGGGACCACAG ATACAAGCACCTTCCGGAACCATCTCCCTCTGATCAAGGCCAGCCAGGCCCAGGAGGAGGAAAGTGGGGGGCAGCTCCTACCCCCTACGTCAACCCAGTGCTACGGGGAAGCATCCCTGCAG GCTACCTTGCTGGGTCTGGCAGCCCTAAGCAAGGCCTTCCCAGAAGTGCTGACTCCAGGAGGCATTGCCTGTGTGACCCCTACATCTCCCTGGCCTCGCGCCCTCCCCTGGCCTTGGCGCATCCTGGACAAGGTTGTTAGTACTCCTGGGGCCAAGCACCCTGGGGCCCTACTGCTAGAGGCACTGAGGTCCCCGGGGCTGCGGGCACTGGAAGCTGGGACGGCCACAGAACTCCTGGATGTCTTTTCTGGCCTGGAGGCCAATGGTGAAGAGCTGGCTGAGGCAATGGCTGCCGGGAACCCGGGGTCTCCTCTCCCCAGCCGGGCAGCGGAGCTGCGGGAGGCCCTAGACCTGGGGCCCCGAGGACTGGCCCTCCGACTCTGGCCAAAGCTACAGGTGGTGGTGACTTTAGACGCAGGAGGCCAGACTGAGGCAGTGGCTGCCCTGGAGGCCTTGTGGTGCCACGGGCTAGCCTTCTTCTCGCCTGCTTACGCCGCCTCTGGAG GGGTAGTGGGCCTAAACTTGTGGCCGGAGCAAGCCCATGGGTGCTACCTTCTGCCCCCTGGAGCTCCTTTCATCGAGCTGCTCCCAGTCAAGGAAGGAGCCCAGGAAGAGGCAGCCTCCACTGTCCTGCTGGCCGAGGCCCAGAAGGGCGAGGAGTATGAGCTGGTGCTGACCAACCACGCTGGCCTCGCCAG GTGCCGCCTGGGCGACGTGGTGCAGGTGGTCGGGGCCTACAATCAGTGCCCGGTCGTCAGGTTCGTCCGCAG GCTGGGCCAGGCCCTGAATGTGCGAGGAGAAGACATTCAAGAGGACGTGTTCTCTGAGGCCCTGGCCCGGGCTGTAGGGCAGTGGCCGGGGGCTAAACTGTTAGACCACAGCTGTGTGGAGAGCAGCATTCTGG ATTCTtcccagggctctgctccccaCTATGAGGTGTTTGTGGCGCTAAGGGGGCTGAGGAATCTGTCAGAGGAAAATCGAGACAAG CTTGACCACTGCCTTCAGGAAGTCTCTCCCCACTACAAGTCCCTGCGGTTCCGGGGCAGCGTGGGCCCTGCCAGAGTTCACTTGGTGGGGCGCGGGGCCTTCAGAGAACTCCGGGCCGCCCTTGCAGCCTGCCCCTCGTCCCGCTTTCCTCCCGAGATGCCCCGGGTCCTCAGGCACAGGCATCTGGCCGAGGGTCTGCAGAGGAGGGTGTTGTCCTGA